In the Arachis hypogaea cultivar Tifrunner chromosome 20, arahy.Tifrunner.gnm2.J5K5, whole genome shotgun sequence genome, tatttttatttaaagaaattaaaataataaaaaaactaattctatatattttaattataaaaaatttaaaatgaaatggaataaaaatacaccaataATTTATACAATACAATAAGCTTATAAACCATATTAGGTATACAATGGAGCCCACTGCATCACGTGTGCATGAATGATTCACATGCATGACTCCTTTTGTTTCTCGGCGCTGAAATAAATGTGGATACTATATATTGTATATTTGTGTTTAATAGTATAATAATTAAGATTCTCTTcatatttatagtttttttttaattataataattatgtttttatatttgtaaaaatttttaattgaaattttagattaattttaaatttgtaactaAATCTTAATAGTACAAGTTGTAAAAACATAGATTAACAAAACtcttattttattgtataaagCAAACATATGTATGTACTCAatatatatcaaataaataaatactaagtACACATATATTGAATACATATTTAGCTATAACTTTTGacaatgaataattttttttaataaaaaaatttacataatttacttagttattataaaaagtaataatgTAATTATATACTATATTGATTTATGAAGGAACAAAGATAATTGGTAAATATAATTTCTATATTATTTTAGCTACCATCTATGTTTAATATTTTTGGTAAATAATTTCTTAAGCCAATATGTGGTAACACTACATGGTGATGCATGCAGCTCAAGAGGGTTAAAATAGTCATTGTAGTTAGTCAACACTGCTAGGTGTCTCCTTAGAATTTACAACTTGCTATAAACCTGAGGCAAACTTGATGATGAAGACCCACATTTGGTGGAACCTTGAGAAACACACTTATCCAtggtttttctttcttcatttgccTTTGTATACTTAAACCCTAATTAACTCTAGTTTCTTTCATGCATAATTGATTAGTAGTAGCAGTGATAAGGAAGCTCCATACTCTTCCCTCTCTTTTAATTTGATCTTATTATTTTGTGGTAACCCTCAAGTCAAGTGTTTTCTTCTCAAAGTGAATCACAAAAATTCAACccaaaattgaacaaagagttTTGTCTCTCCATGCAAGTAAGCTCTATCTCTTTAATTATTTACTTCTTAGGGTTTTTGTCTAAGCTTTTTCTTTGAAGAAGAAATCAAAGTTATTATGTTTAATTtctttagtttaaattttttccCAAGGGTATTGATGACTCTTTTTGAAAGGTGGATATATTTAATTAGAACATTGGAGAGCTAGATGTGTAATTGAACTTTGTCTAATTTTTTCTTCAATGATAAATCTATGTTTTGTTTAGCTATAATTTTTCTCTAAGAAAGTTCATTATGATGTGCAAATTTGTATGCTATAGAAGGAAAAGGAAGCAATCACCGCCAATAAGGAGGGCACTAATAAGAAGGACATAGGAATAATGGAATGTTGCCATGGAAAAGAGGAAACCCTACCACCTGGGTTTCGATTTCATCCAACCGACGAAGAACTCATTACTTGCTATCTCATAAACAAGATCTCGGATTCAAACTTTTCAGGCAGGGCAATAACTGATGTTGATCTCAATAAATGTGAGCCATGGGAGCTTCCAGGTGCGTATAGTTTGCAACTATTATTATTAgttcaatttctttgattttttttatgcataTTCTTTTATATTTGAGAAATAAATATCCATCAAATTCAAgatatttaattttcttaatttacTCCTTCAATTATTCTCCTAAATAGATAGTGCTTATTTTTATATCCATGTTATCATTATTTTTAGAGTACTCAACACTATCTAAGGTTTCTATGAGACAATAATTGACTGATGCACCAAATTTTAATCCCATTATACTAACTAAGGTATATTTTAGTCCATTTAATTCATTAAGAAGAGatttgcctttttctttttttagacaTGGATAAGATTTAATTTAAGTGAATGATATACATTTGTTAAATACCTTCTATTACTTTTCTAATTAAACAAAAAGACCACAACAGATTCTCATTGAATCTAATATATTATGTTccttggatgtttctttttttttttttttctatttatttaacaaaattttccATGAATTAGGGAAGGCGAAGATGGGAGAAAAAGAATGGTACTTCTTCAGCCTGAGAGATCGTAAGTACCCAACTGGGGTGCGAACGAACCGAGCCACAAACACGGGGTATTGGAAGACCACCGGAAAAGACAAAGAGATCCTTAATAGTGTTACATCGGAGCTAGTTGGGATGAAGAAAACTTTGGTTTTCTACAAAGGAAGAGCCCCAAGGGGAGAGAAGAGTAATTGGGTCATGCATGAATATCGCATTCATTCTAAATCCACCTTTCGAACAACCAAggtataaatataaacaaaaaatattaattacttaatatttctGTAAatgatttttgtttcttttatatatatatataatgaaactCAGTCTTTCAAACATGTAgtaaaatgcaaataaaaataacGTATCTTTTATGACAAAACCCTAcccatcttcttcttccactaAACTCCAAGAAGTGTCCGCATATCATACCATATATTGCAAATTCAAAAAAGCAAACAATTATTAGTCAAGAACCATAACTTAAGGGTTAATTAATCCTTAAGAAAAGATGGCGACTGGTTTTATATTTACTTAAACATGCTATTTTAAAGTTTTTTCAGGCTTAAAATTTGGAAGAATCAAAGGTGAAGCTACCTTGGTTtatatctctttttctttttttcttttttttattctttgtcTCTTTCAAATATATAGCATTAATTGACTACCTTTTATTtcaattcttttaaaatttgtCCATGTCGTTTCATTTTTCTTTAACCCCAATCGAACATAGAATCATTATTAGGTGCTAAAATAAAATGTTTTATTCTCTTCAGCAATTTATATCacataaactaaaataattttattataaacatTCATTAATGACTACTTATCATTCAATTAATACATCAATGCACAAGTTATAATTTACACTAAGAATACCTACTAATTTTTCTCAAACATATTCCTAATATTAAGAGTTTACTCTATTTCGGTATACAAACAAGAATTTAATCAACAAGAACCAAATTGTAAATTATTTGCTTTAAATTTAATGCTACAGAGTtaataatctaaaattattttatttaacttaacatctataattttatacatttataattttatacatataatatttataattacacatttattatatctaatatttcttaattattCTAGCCATAATTAATGAatgcaaaataaattatttttgactgatttaaaataattttttattatctcttaaatatttaaattttaatcaccTTTATGCCATGTTAATGGATCAATTTCCCCAAAGACTTTATTTAGACTATTTATTGAAGGAAGAAAAATGTTCTCTAAAAATCATCATAAGCGTCTTTAATAGTCAATATTAACAATTCTGGATGAACATTAACAACCTTTGATTATAGGTGACCATTTTGATGGAGATATAGATTAACTGTCATTAATATTCAACATAACAAACCCTAACATGTAATCCTACACCCTTTTGTGATATATATAGCAGGATGAATGGGTGGTTTGCCGTGTGTTCCAGAAGAGTGCCGGTGCAAAGAAGTacccttcttccaaccatgcaagTAGGGCAATGAACCCTTTCAACCTTGAAATAGGTCACCACAATATTGTGCCGCCGCCGCCAATGATGCAACTCGGAGACCCCGCCGCCGCTCATTTCCTCTATGGAAGGAACTATATGAATACTGCAGAGTTAGCAGAAGTAGCTAGGGTTTTGCGTGTTGGTACTGGATCAACCAGTACCAACCTACCCGGGATGCAGCCTCAGATAAATTATCCAGTGGCTGCATCATCCCCAGGAGTTGGATTCACAATTTCAGGGCTCAATTTAAATCTAGGAGGCGGAGGAGGCGGAACAGTAGTGGCCACAACACAACCAGTTTTGCGGCCCATGCAGCCGACTCCTCCGTCCCAAACATTGGGTATGGTTCCTCATCATCAAGTTCATCATGATGTGAGTTCCAACATGATTTCTGGTGCTGAGAATGTGGGTTACGTCAATGAAATAAGCAACACAAATGGTGGTCATGGAAATAGGTTTATGGGCATGGATCATTGCATGGATCTTGATAATTACTGGCCTTCCTACTAAATAAAGGAGAGAGACCCTACTtcattttgtttaattaattattatacataatTTAGTGTTATAAGCTAAGTTGGATAATTAAGCTACGTaaaacttttttctttcttctttttttttttttaattatcgtGTTTCTAAGTTTAATGCAGGTAAAGAGACCTTGCAGTATCAAAGTGAATCTTGTTCTTATTTGGAGTTACGAAACTTCTTTAATGTTATTGCTTTTATCTAGTCAATAATGCTACGTATAGCAAAAAATTCAATCattgcttttgggatgagtggtatcatctatagtattagagcgctagatccgaaaggtcaagagttcgagtcttggtgaaccccaaaatgtTCATTTTATAACTCAATACTCCATTATCTCCCTAGCGGGAtcctaaataaaaataactttgtTAAGTAACCAATTAAAGGTGccaattagtaaaaaaaaaaaaaatcattaagaaaataaaagaaatagaattggaccttttttaaattttttctttggaTGGAATATGAAttcaaattatcataaaaaacatttaaaattaaccgaaaaaatatctaaaatcttaaaaaaaaatctaaaactgaATAAAAacaaacatttaaaattattataaaataaatataaaaaatttaataaaaaaagatttgaaatatcataaaaagaaacattcaaaatattaaaaaaaattaaaaaaataagaaaagaaacgttcaaaattattaaaaaaataatccaaaacataaaaaaggtaatatctaaaatatataaaaaatatatctaaaacctaaaaaaaaaatttgtaaaactAATTATAAGAATCATCTAAaaccgacaaaaaaaaaaaaaaagaaaaaggcaacTACGAACTGTGCAACACAAATATTGGAtcgcatttttttaaatttaaaagtttttaaaattaaaaaagttggCTCAAGTTAACTACCAccctaattagttatttatactttttctaaaaatatatattcaataaTACTCTCACTTATAagaaaatgtaaaatattttttttaatttaattaacacaattaaatttttttataattagttttttatttaattacatcaaaaatcaatccaaattttatatgaatcaaattctcaaaatttttttctcattATTACATCTAATAATTatacacttttttttaaataaaaatctcaaatccttatatatgttattaattctaaaaaatatttttaaattaccaCAGTACATTTTATAAAAAGACTAAACATCtcaaatttgattaataaaatcaGAAATATTTTTAATCGTAAATAAAAATCATCACTATCGATTAGTATTACGCTAGAGTTTACGCCGTGTTTCACgggtttattaatatttttattagaatatttatttttatttttattttgatttatgatttaaagtttaCTGTAACTTAAtaattttgaatatataaattaagttatattgtcttaataataataataataataataataataataataatagtgattaTAACATATCAGTTATAGAAATGAAAAAATTGCATTTGTGTCTACataatagtattattattatgatgattGGTAATAAAAGGAGGAGAATGAAAAGAGTCGTACTCATAATTTGATAAACAGATGAAATAGAAATAAGTGTGTaataattttgattatttatttgcTGGTGTCTACATATTACATTAAATACAATTCTCAAGTGAGTTTTAAATGTGTATATATAGATAGCTTTTGTAATTGCATTTTAAAGTTTAGCCTAACTACTATTTAGAGCAGGGCCTATAAGTTATAATACAATATATAGATGaacttaattaattgattaaataaAAACTTATAAACTCTAAATAATATTACTGTTATGCATGTAAAAACATGCGTATGATATTCACAACAATTTTTGTTTTGGGGGTTTTCAAATTTCAACTACACTATAAGGTCCAGCTTGggtaaccaacttaattaagctccttttaataaaataacttaaataataaataattctattaaaagtaacttataaataggttattttgtgtttggatttttaattttaaaagtgcttattttataaaaatgtgatgaaaagtaaaagtattatgagagaaatcattttttttaacttctctataagttcCTCAATAGCTTTTTAGAAAATTgcaatttagttttgaaaattgcaccagacattaatactactacttttcataagaccatctccagtagggaactcatctCAGTCCCTATTTATGACCCACCTGTCATAAAAtgtaactccacatcagcttttgcgtcataaacgaTAAATAGGAattcaaagcatctctctcttctccattaggaggaactaactttagtccctgttgtggtcccacttaattaattaattaaaatacttaaaattaatgtaattaatttttttaataatattatttaaatttataaatttaaaaataatttactattaaaagatattaatattaaataaattcatatataataataatacacaatatataattcgggattacactaatttatagttttgtgtttacaattgctaattttaataatattgttagtattttaaattttaaaaataaaaataactaactcAACTAAGAATTATTTTGTaagatgtaaaaattaaatttattttttaatgtaagtaaatttaattaattataatttaatataataatataaataatattcaatattaattatgatataaataattaatataaatcattaattaaataaaaatataattatttaatctaattaattattttttaaataattaatataaattattaattaaataaaaatataattatttaatataatttttattataattattactaatttaattattattttattatttaatataattatttaattatttcagattttatattattatttttttaaaataacttgtcaaatggcaagttattattggttaacTTGAGTCCCTGTTTAGAGGGACTTCCTCACCTTGAGACCCGTGCGGGAACTCATTCCTTCTCTCCTCCAATGGTTAGAGTTTCTATGTGTCAGAAAAAAGTGAAAGAGGAATTCCCCATTATAGGTACTctaagtcaaaagttaaaaaaaagttaCTTCTAAAATTTTCAAATGGACCCTAATTAATTAGGGAGAAATAATCTATTTTAAAAATGTCTCAACTGATGTGCCAACATATATATTCTTACCAATAATTATGATCTTGATAATTAAACATATgcttttagaatttaatttgggGTTAAATAATTTGTCTGACAAATAAGCCAGGTTTAATTATATTGTAAgtctttatatataattttactaatcTTTTAGTTgtctttaaatataatttaaaaaatctataATTTAGTTCCtgtattagataaaaaaaaaaagttttaatttgatctattttaattattttttgttaagaaatattttttttcaaaatatttatttttgtatttgatgtaggataaattataaactatttaaaagcaaaaattataaaagcattgtattttttttctgaaaaataacaactaatgagtttttaattataaaattttatctaattaatataaaaattgaattataaaattttaaattgtaaagatctaataaaaaaatttgatgaaattataaagactaacaaaataattaaatcatataaatatcaattatattaggttataccaaaattaactagtagaataaaatataaaatataaaatatatattaaaaataagttaaattacatatatatttatatataaatgtatGATAGCTCATTTTAATATGCAAATAGCGcatttttatacataaatatgtATCAATGTATCATCAATTGAACTTATTTCAAAAGAATCACAGTCTTAGCTTGCTTGACCGTATAACGTAAATAACATTGTAATGTATTATCCGGTTTCGTAGAGCGGTAGAGCCACATTAGTCACATCTACCTTAACCATCTCTTCATATGCCATGTAAATCAGTTtaataatgcttttatttttTGGTTGTCTACGATCTCTTTAAGGATTAATCTTTTATGGATTTgaactttatttaaaaatttattattggccaataaattattacatatataaaataaaattcaaacaccAACACTTATTTAAGCGAACAAATAAGTtgattttttaaacaatatttatGTACACATTGATCTGTAACGTTCACCGCTTAATTAATAAGTTAATACTAATACTTTGAAAGTCCAATAAGAATGCCAAATGAAACAACATATATCTGCGCTCAGTAGGAATAGATGTCTATCCTAATGTTAACTAACTCTTTAATTTAACAAGATATGAAGATACCCCCATTagtaattctttaattttataatttataaagacTAATATTAGAAAATACCTTTATACTATTTTGAAGAAAATACCAAATTGTGTAAAATATCTAAGTACACTGTATATAATAACTACTTACTAGGACTGGAAGTGAGTCGAAATAAACCAAGCTCAAGTTCgactaaaaaaaattgagtttggCTCACAGTTCGCCTCATTAATAATcgagtttattttttaaactcaAGTTCGACTCACCGAAAACTCACGAGTTGGCTTAAATAATAGGaacataatttataattctatattaataattataatttttttatttatgtcttgcatcaaaattatatataaaaaataaatataaaattttaaataattaagatcatatatatatatatatataattgatgcaGCTCACAAACTAATGAGTTGAGTTActtatccaaactcaaactcgactcatttaatttatgagctcaattccaaACTCAAACTCGACTCATCAGTTCACGAGTTCAACTTATTGAGCTATTAACAAATCGAACTCGAGCTGGCTCATGAACTAACTTGACTCACTTCCACTCCTATTACCTACTATGATTTGTTATTTTAGTTGCATCATCCTTTTCCCGTACAATTTCCTTTAAACTCTAGAGAAGTATTATCAAGAGTGTTAAGCGATCCTCTTTTGATATTAAaaggttaaaaattttattaatacttaaaaaaactttttttttttgaggtatcTCTATTTGAAATATCAAAAATTAATCACTTGATTAGAGttatatttaagaatttgttAATGACTAATAGATTTTTGAATCCATAAGGTGagattcaaattttcgaaacttgTTTAAGACAAATAAACTAATCACTTGACTAACCAAAGtccgttaaaaaaaattatattagtaaAGGAAAATATAATGATATATTACTCCTGTCATTTCTCTAAATTTTAACTCGATACCAAACAGTAAACACACCGTGAAAGAGCTCTTCACCACACTTAGAGAAAGGCCCAGGAAATCAATTTATATTCTAAGTTTTATATAGGCTCTCTTAATGGTTCAGCCTAACAAAGTTTTGCATATGGCCCATTTTGTCTACGCCCTTATCCTTTTGCGTCCTTCTTAATGAGCACATCTTCCACAGTGAACTCATTTAATGTCTGTGAATTTGAACAAAAACATATATAAAATCTAAGGAAACTCTTGATTGTACCTGATGTAGTTGCATATATTGTagcatatgttgttgttgttgtgggtGGGGTTGTTACCCGGCCCATTCACCTGCACACCAAAAAAATGTCTGTGATTCGTTTTTAGAATAGACACTAATTGACTAATTGTGGGTCAAAAACATACAAAATTTTCCCTAACGGCCTAATCTATAtaggaaaagaaattgaaatcTCCAAAAGCATAGGAAAAATGTATAACCACCATTATACGATATCAGGATataataatctaaaattattttatttaatttaacattataattttatgtatataacttttataattatatatttaatattatttaattattttaacactATTAGAAAATACAAAATAAGATAAGTAATAATAAATGCAAAAATAAGATAACTTTAGATTGTTCTAAGCTATTTTTTGTTATTTCCCaaacttttttatatataatattttaatgatAATTGTTCACTCTCCTGTATTATTAGTTTTACATGATAAATCTAACTGTACACTAGTTTAAGTTAACGAAAGAAATAAATTTCattcatattttatttaaatagcataatttgtaaAGTATATTTGATAAATAGCATCATTTCTAAATACATTTAGTACTTGATAAGAAAATTATGTTTACCCTGTTCgaggatattttttatatatgacGTTTACTGCTGGTTTTTAAATTGGCACATACCTCCTTTCTTTGAATATATTTTGAAATTTGTATTTTACCTTtcccattttaaaattattataaactcGTGAGCTGCGAAGTATAGCAATAATATCTTATGTACATACTCATATGAATGTATATTTTCAGAAAGCCAAAACCGAAAAACTCTTCCATTTTCCAAAAGAAAACAGACAACTAGCAAGAAGATTTCTAACAAAATTCCAAATCGTCACGCATAATTTCACTAGATAATTGGATCAAGAAATTTATTCTAATCGTGACAAATGAGAAAGGACAGCACATTAGATAATTTAGCTTATGGATTTTTCCTATAGTGGTACATGGTTCCTGCCCCAAGAGAGAAAAGGGTTAAAACATTGTCCAAGAAAATTGTAATCATGGCCAACAGTGTGTTTTGTAAACACAAACAAATGATAGCAGCCAATATTCCAATAAGCATTCATTATCTAAAGCAATCTCGATCACTCAACTCCTATGTACCGCAAGCTATTCCGAACCAGATTAAATTATTTGATGACTACTAAAACATGATTTTACCTTCTAATTAACGAATATACAAACTAGTGTTTCATAGCGTGTGACCCAATAAGAAACCTTAATGGGGGGTTGAGAGGCTAGAGCTTAAAACTTAGTAGTTTCTAAGCATATCATTAATCAAATATAACATCAAAGGTTTTCTTTTCCATTACAGAATAATTTGTGAACTGAACACTAGCATAATCATTTAATTATGAAAAGGAAAACATGAAGTGATAGTGAAGAATAACCCATGAATTAGTTTCTTTCAACTTCTAGTTCTAAAAGCAACCTCAATAAACATACATGATGTGAAATATATGAAGATTTTTCTCCGAACAAAAAGGGGGAAGGGGTGAAATAACAAATATAACACAGCCATAATACATGAATGCCTAAGCACATCGTATGCCCAACTCTAACCTTCTGAAGATCCCTCAATGAGAAACAAAAAGCTAAAATATTCAAAGCCCGCATAAAATGGAACAGGTAAAATATCTGGCCCCCAAGATAAGTCCATGTGAACAGGTAAAAACAATCTGCAAGAAAAGAAACTCTCTTTTTACGCATTATATTTAGCTATGgctagcaaaacaagaaattaaaaagacagAGAAGTGCAACTCCATAATATACAGTAAATCTGTTACCCTTCTGTTAGCCAATTAAGATAGTGCTTTGCAGTAGCAAAGTCATAGTTTCCTACTTACAATTATGACAGTCTGTAAGAAACATGTTTCAATTAACATCCACATGACTCCATTTCCCTGAATAGCATAAGATGATGATAAATCAAACTTATTCACCTAGTCTATCAAATATAGCACAACACCAACTACAAACTAGAGACGATCTAGGATGACCatggaattaattaattctatttcAGAGATGCAAAGCAAATCATACCAGAACCAGAGACATAAATAACTTAGGAAATCGATGAAATATCAATGCTTGCTTTTTATCATGCAAAGACACAATATAATCTTCAAactataatagaaaaaaatacctaaatcTGTCCCAAAAAAAAGTAGGAACGAACATTGTGTTATCTACTTGTCGGGCTGATCTGGATGCCCTCGTTTAGCTTTGCGTCGAGCATTCTGAGTGTTTCCGGTTCGAGCAGGCTTCTTGGCTTTTTTGCTGAAGCAGAGAAACGAATTAGTAACCACAACTTCCAATTCTTGTCATTTTTCTTAGTGTAAAACTTCTTTACATGTTCAACCACTCAGAATTAATAAacttcaaacaaagaaaaatacaaatCCAAATATCAAGAGAACACACATATCAAGcgattaacaaaaattaaatcagtATATGATCTTCAGGACATTCAAAACTGACCAGAAAGTGGCAGATAAAACTCTAGCCAGTAAAATAACAGGCAAGGCCAAAAGAGCAGAGGCCTGCAAGTTAACAGAGTTTTTGTCAAACCACGAAATCAAATAAGTCACTCTCATCGAAATTGGTCAGGACACAATCATTTGATGCATACCGCAAACCATTCCAATTCTTTAGTAGCAAGAGGCCTAGTAAGCTCGTGCTTTTTCAGTGTCTCCTGGACAGTTGCTTGGACCTTGACAGCAGAAGAAAATAACACTCAGAAAAGCAATATACATGTTATCAAACTTATACAATGACTACTTTCAGTATTTCATTATTCTGCAATTTGCCCAAAAAAGGTGAATAGATCTCATTAATTGTGTAGCAATCAAAGCAATGTTGCTCTAGGCACGAAGACTAATATGGACAGTAGAGACTCAGGGAACTAAACTTCAAATTTTTACATATAGCATTGCAACAAACAAATAGGAGCTTGAGACATTTTTCATCAAATCTGTTTACAGTAACATTAATACAATGTCATGTCATGGTCTCCGAACTCGGAAAAGGTTATTATAGTGTAGTATTCAAGAAGAGGCATATTGTGACAGATGGTCACACCACAACCAGAATGAATAACCTAAATCTGCTGATGATGCAACTTGGctttcattgttattattttttaacagGATGGCCTAAGCCTGATTGTAGAAGTGAGCAGCTATAACTACATGTATTGCTCTTTACACATGTGAAAAACAACAGAATCATCTATAACAGCAATACTCagcagttaaaataaataaatgtcaTCAGATGCGAAAAGGCATGAAACCTGGCTATGATATGTAGTGGCGGAGTCCATGAACCTGCCATAAGCATGAACAACATGTTTTGTATAGGGCTTCAAAACCTCTTGTGCTTTATCAACATGAGGCTTAGCAGCAACAGCAACCTGATCAATGTATGGCTTGCTCAGCCTTTTAGCTTCCTGTCAACCAGTAAAGAGTATTTTCAGAAACAATTCAACAGAGCAAACAAAACCAAAAATTAAGACCTACCTGATAATAAGGATCT is a window encoding:
- the LOC112785183 gene encoding protein BEARSKIN2 isoform X3, with the protein product MQEKEAITANKEGTNKKDIGIMECCHGKEETLPPGFRFHPTDEELITCYLINKISDSNFSGRAITDVDLNKCEPWELPGKAKMGEKEWYFFSLRDRKYPTGVRTNRATNTGYWKTTGKDKEILNSVTSELVGMKKTLVFYKGRAPRGEKSNWVMHEYRIHSKSTFRTTKQDEWVVCRVFQKSAGAKKYPSSNHASRAMNPFNLEIGHHNIVPPPPMMQLGDPAAAHFLYGRNYMNTAELAEVARVLRVGTGSTSTNLPGMQPQINYPVAASSPGVGFTISGLNLNLGGGGGGTVVATTQPVLRPMQPTPPSQTLGMVPHHQVHHDVSSNMISGAENVGYVNEISNTNGGHGNRFMGMDHCMDLDNYWPSY
- the LOC112785183 gene encoding protein BEARSKIN2 isoform X2, whose protein sequence is MQKEKEAITANKEGTNKKDIGIMECCHGKEETLPPGFRFHPTDEELITCYLINKISDSNFSGRAITDVDLNKCEPWELPGKAKMGEKEWYFFSLRDRKYPTGVRTNRATNTGYWKTTGKDKEILNSVTSELVGMKKTLVFYKGRAPRGEKSNWVMHEYRIHSKSTFRTTKDEWVVCRVFQKSAGAKKYPSSNHASRAMNPFNLEIGHHNIVPPPPMMQLGDPAAAHFLYGRNYMNTAELAEVARVLRVGTGSTSTNLPGMQPQINYPVAASSPGVGFTISGLNLNLGGGGGGTVVATTQPVLRPMQPTPPSQTLGMVPHHQVHHDVSSNMISGAENVGYVNEISNTNGGHGNRFMGMDHCMDLDNYWPSY
- the LOC112785183 gene encoding protein BEARSKIN2 isoform X1 → MQKEKEAITANKEGTNKKDIGIMECCHGKEETLPPGFRFHPTDEELITCYLINKISDSNFSGRAITDVDLNKCEPWELPGKAKMGEKEWYFFSLRDRKYPTGVRTNRATNTGYWKTTGKDKEILNSVTSELVGMKKTLVFYKGRAPRGEKSNWVMHEYRIHSKSTFRTTKQDEWVVCRVFQKSAGAKKYPSSNHASRAMNPFNLEIGHHNIVPPPPMMQLGDPAAAHFLYGRNYMNTAELAEVARVLRVGTGSTSTNLPGMQPQINYPVAASSPGVGFTISGLNLNLGGGGGGTVVATTQPVLRPMQPTPPSQTLGMVPHHQVHHDVSSNMISGAENVGYVNEISNTNGGHGNRFMGMDHCMDLDNYWPSY